One genomic region from Pagrus major chromosome 24, Pma_NU_1.0 encodes:
- the gpr137c gene encoding integral membrane protein GPR137C yields the protein MFSAGEEVNSHLFTSLKESHGAAISPTLELSLTTVYTVLYSFLFVFVYLQLWLILHYGHKRFSYQSVFLFLCLLWAALRTTLFSFYFKNVVQANQLQPLAYWLLYCCPVCLQFFTLCLLNLYFTQVMFKAKAKYSPELTKYKVPLRLFFLCLSIFFLVVNLTCALLVQGALERSESPSDVGIRHAVLARVLINDSLFVLCAVSLAVCIFKIAKMSSANVYLESKGTSVCQATAIGAVVILLYTSRACYNLVVVALSPQDRPSPFNYGWYSVSDQADVQEISGEAYIVFGIILFFWELLPTSLVVVFFRVQRPNQNLAPGGMINSHSFSSRAYFFDNPRRYDSDDDLSRSINSRNDRASLLSTTPQLGTSSWYGSIQRNGTLTAGVATAQQPPSSTAPLLFAYGNIQSHQNHHHNYYSTPQNNNYHHHHHSNFYSTPQNYYCGSQTYFCTPQN from the exons ATGTTTTCGGCAGGAGAGGAGGTTAATTCCCATTTGTTTACCTCACTGAAGGAGTCCCATGGAGCTGCAATCTCCCCAACACTGGAGCTCAGTCTGACCACCGTCTACACCGTCCTCTActctttcctgtttgttttcgTCTACCTGCAGCTCTGGCTCATTCTGCACTACGGACACAAGCGCTTCAGCTACcagagtgtgtttttgtttctgtgtttgctgtgggCCGCGCTGAGGACGACCCTCTTCTCTTTctactttaaaaatgtggtgCAGGCGAACCAGCTGCAGCCTCTGGCCTACTGGCTGCTCTACTGCTGCCCCGTCTGCCTGCAGTTCTTCACCCTCTGCCTGCTCAACCTGTACTTCACACAg GTGATGTTTAAGGCTAAAGCCAAGTACTCCCCAGAGCTCACCAAATACAA GGTTCCTCTGCGTTTGTTCTTCCTGTGtctcagtatttttttcctggTGGTGAATTTAACTTGTGCGTTGTTAGTGCAAGGAGCTCTGGAGCGCTCTGAGTCACCGAg TGATGTGGGTATCAGACATGCAGTCCTGGCCCGGGTCTTGATCAACGACAGTCTGTTTGTCCTGTGTGCCGTCTCTCTGGCCGTCTGCATCTTCAAGATTGCCAAGATGTCCTCTGCCAACGTTTACCTTGAATCCAAG GGTACATCAGTGTGCCAAGCGACCGCCATAGGAGCCGTGGTCATTCTGCTCTACACGTCCAGAGCCTGTTACAACCTGGTGGTGGTAGCCCTGTCACCACAGGACAGACCCAGTCCCTTCAACTACGGCTGGTACAGTGTCTCTGATCAG gcCGATGTGCAGGAGATCAGCGGTGAAGCCTACATCGTGTTCGGAATCATTCTGTTCTTCTGGGAACTGCTGCCTACAAGCTTAGTGGTGGTTTTCTTCCGAGTCCAGAGACCCAACCAAAACCTG GCTCCAGGAGGGATGATCAACAGCCACAGTTTCAGCTCCAGAGCTTATTTCTTTGACAACCCTCGACGATACGATAGTGATGACGACCTGTCCAGGAGCATTAATAGTAGGAATGATCGGGCCAG TCTCCTCTCCACCACTCCCCAGCTGGGTACGTCTAGTTGGTACGGCTCCATCCAACGCAACGGGACTCTGACAGCGGGCGTTGCGACCGCCCAGCAACCCCCATCCTCCACGGCCCCGCTCCTCTTTGCCTACGGAAACATCCAGAGTCACCAAAACCACCATCACAACTACTACTCCACCCCGCAGAACAACAActaccaccatcaccatcacagTAACTTCTACTCCACGCCACAGAATTATTACTGCGGGTCGCAAACGTATTTCTGCACCCCACAGAATTGA